In Providencia sneebia DSM 19967, one DNA window encodes the following:
- the rsxB gene encoding electron transport complex subunit RsxB encodes MMSLWIATGILAIFGLIFGLILGYAALRFKVDEDPIVEKLDAILPQSQCGQCSYPGCRPYAEAVANNGEMINKCAPGGEQVMLKIAELLNVDPQPIDGDESAQNPMRQVAIIDEGNCIGCTKCIQACPVDAIVGATRAMHTVIEDLCTGCNLCVAPCPTDCIELVPVKTTTANWKWDLSLIPVKNIPVSPQPMQPKSALSAIKGDAHA; translated from the coding sequence ATGATGTCATTATGGATTGCTACTGGCATATTAGCCATTTTCGGTCTTATCTTTGGGCTAATCTTAGGTTATGCTGCGTTACGCTTTAAAGTCGATGAAGACCCTATTGTTGAAAAATTAGATGCTATTTTACCTCAAAGCCAATGCGGTCAATGCAGCTACCCAGGATGTCGTCCTTATGCTGAAGCCGTCGCTAATAATGGTGAAATGATTAACAAGTGCGCACCTGGCGGTGAGCAAGTGATGTTAAAAATCGCTGAATTATTAAACGTTGATCCTCAGCCGATCGATGGTGATGAAAGTGCGCAAAACCCAATGCGCCAAGTCGCTATCATTGATGAAGGAAATTGCATTGGTTGTACGAAGTGCATTCAGGCTTGCCCTGTTGATGCTATTGTCGGCGCAACTCGTGCCATGCACACGGTGATTGAAGATTTATGCACAGGATGTAATTTGTGTGTTGCCCCTTGCCCAACTGATTGTATCGAGCTAGTTCCAGTGAAAACAACAACTGCAAATTGGAAATGGGATCTTAGCCTTATCCCTGTTAAAAATATTCCAGTGTCACCTCAACCAATGCAACCAAAGTCTGCATTATCAGCAATAAAAGGTGATGCACATGCTTAA
- the rsxC gene encoding electron transport complex subunit RsxC: MLKLFSWLKKDKIWDFAGGIHPPEMKLQSSRAPMRIASIPNELIIPLQQHLGPEGELIVNVGDYVFKGQPLTRGLGRTVPVHASTSGTITAIEPMVTAHPSGLKELCVRIQADGLDTWCELFPEKDFLQLTPQQLLQKIEQAGIAGLGGAGFPTASKLAGGKDAIKTLIINAAECEPYITADDRLMQDHADEVIEGCRVLQHLLNPDQVLIGIEDNKPEAISALKLALTPQDNQIFIRVIPTKYPSGGAKQLTKILTGKEVPSGARSSQIGVLMHNVGTVVAIKRAVLEGQPLIERVVTVTGEAIEKPGNFWARIGTPVHHLLSQTGFQPESEQMVIMGGPLMGFTLPDLNVPVVKICNCLLVPTAEEVGKPALEEACIRCGLCVDACPAALLPQQLYWFSKGEEHEKAQKHNLFDCIECGACAYVCPSNIPLVQYYRQEKAEIKEIAQEERRAAEAKLRFEAKQQRMEREKLAREERHKKAAVQVETTDKDAIADALARVKAKQETATALAEKSPDSSTDDPRKAAVAAALARAKARKLEQEDKSDAVTSSESSDDPRKASVAAAIARAKAKKAAQQAENRVENIEPQPVEXAEXDPRKAAVAAAIARAKAKKVAQQTEXRVENIEPQPVEAAEIDPRKAAVAAAIARAKAKKAAQQAENXXENIEPQPVEAAEIDPRKAAVAAAIARAKAKKAAQQVENRVENIEPQPVEAAEIDPRKAAVAAVIARVKAKKIVQEEAQLAAQVSEEDTLSPAAEVPIEEETDPRKVAVAAAIARVKAKQAQKHEQTTIE; this comes from the coding sequence ATGCTTAAGTTATTTAGTTGGCTCAAAAAAGATAAAATCTGGGATTTTGCAGGTGGTATTCATCCACCTGAAATGAAACTACAGTCCAGTCGTGCACCAATGAGAATTGCATCAATCCCTAATGAATTGATCATTCCGTTGCAGCAACACCTTGGGCCTGAAGGTGAATTAATTGTCAATGTAGGCGATTATGTTTTCAAAGGCCAACCACTCACGCGTGGGCTTGGGCGTACCGTTCCGGTTCATGCGTCAACATCAGGCACAATCACAGCTATTGAGCCAATGGTTACTGCTCATCCGTCCGGATTAAAAGAGTTGTGTGTGCGTATTCAAGCAGATGGGTTGGATACATGGTGTGAATTGTTTCCTGAGAAAGATTTCTTACAACTTACGCCACAACAATTACTGCAAAAAATAGAGCAAGCAGGTATTGCTGGATTAGGTGGTGCTGGCTTCCCTACTGCATCTAAACTGGCGGGTGGGAAAGATGCGATTAAAACGCTCATCATAAATGCCGCAGAATGTGAACCTTATATCACTGCTGATGATCGCCTAATGCAAGATCATGCTGATGAGGTCATTGAAGGTTGCCGTGTTTTACAACATCTTTTAAATCCTGACCAAGTTCTTATCGGTATTGAAGATAACAAGCCAGAAGCTATTTCTGCTCTAAAACTGGCATTAACTCCACAAGATAACCAAATATTTATCCGAGTTATTCCAACTAAATATCCATCAGGTGGCGCAAAACAGCTGACTAAAATCCTAACCGGAAAAGAGGTTCCATCTGGTGCTCGCTCATCTCAAATTGGCGTGTTAATGCATAATGTTGGAACTGTGGTGGCGATTAAACGCGCAGTTCTTGAAGGGCAACCTTTAATTGAACGTGTTGTGACTGTTACTGGTGAAGCAATTGAAAAGCCAGGTAATTTTTGGGCTCGTATTGGAACCCCTGTTCACCATTTATTGTCACAGACTGGTTTTCAACCAGAATCAGAGCAAATGGTTATTATGGGGGGGCCATTAATGGGCTTCACCCTACCTGACCTCAATGTTCCTGTTGTTAAAATCTGCAACTGTTTACTTGTACCTACTGCTGAAGAGGTTGGAAAACCGGCATTAGAAGAAGCTTGTATTCGTTGCGGTTTATGTGTAGATGCGTGCCCTGCGGCTTTATTACCTCAACAATTATATTGGTTTAGTAAAGGTGAAGAGCACGAAAAAGCGCAAAAACATAATTTATTCGATTGTATTGAATGTGGTGCCTGCGCCTACGTGTGCCCAAGTAATATCCCGCTGGTGCAGTATTACCGCCAAGAAAAAGCTGAAATCAAAGAGATAGCGCAAGAAGAACGACGAGCAGCTGAAGCAAAATTACGCTTTGAAGCTAAACAGCAACGAATGGAAAGAGAGAAGTTAGCTCGCGAAGAACGCCACAAAAAAGCGGCTGTCCAAGTTGAAACAACAGATAAAGATGCCATTGCTGATGCATTAGCGCGTGTTAAAGCAAAACAAGAGACAGCAACCGCGTTAGCTGAAAAATCACCAGATAGTTCTACTGATGATCCAAGAAAAGCCGCTGTTGCCGCCGCGCTTGCACGAGCTAAAGCGAGAAAATTAGAACAAGAAGATAAAAGTGACGCTGTCACTAGTTCAGAATCAAGTGATGATCCACGTAAAGCTTCTGTCGCTGCGGCAATTGCCCGTGCGAAAGCCAAAAAAGCGGCTCAGCAAGCAGAAAAYCGTGTTGAGAATATTGAACCTCAACCCGTTGAARYGGCAGAARTYGACCCGCGTAAAGCVGCTGTGGCTGCGGCAATTGCCCGTGCRAAAGCCAAAAAAGTGGCTCAGCAAACAGAAARTCGTGTTGAAAATATTGAACCTCAACCCGTTGAAGCGGCAGARATYGACCCGCGTAAAGCCGCTGTCGCTGCGGCAATTGCYCGTGCGAAAGCCAAAAAAGCAGCTCAGCAAGCAGAAAACYGTRTTGAAAATATTGAACCTCAACCCGTTGAAGCGGCAGAAATCGACCCGCGTAAAGCSGCTGTGGCTGCGGCAATTGCCCGTGCRAAAGCCAAAAAAGCAGCTCAGCAAGTAGAAAACCGTGTTGAAAATATTGAACCTCAACCCGTTGAAGCGGCAGAGATTGACCCGCGTAAAGCGGCTGTCGCTGCGGTAATTGCCCGTGTCAAAGCGAAGAAAATCGTCCAAGAAGAGGCTCAACTTGCAGCTCAAGTTAGCGAAGAAGATACACTTTCACCTGCTGCAGAAGTGCCTATTGAAGAAGAAACAGATCCACGAAAAGTTGCTGTAGCAGCCGCGATTGCTCGCGTAAAAGCGAAACAAGCACAGAAACATGAACAAACAACGATAGAGTAA
- the rsxD gene encoding electron transport complex subunit RsxD has product MKFRPIDSNNRRLKIASAPFTHNTQSTSLVMFWVLIAAIPGIAAQIYFFGMGTLYQIILAMMTAVVTESIAIRLRKLPVINVLKDNSAIVTALLLGVSLPPLAPWWMIVLGTFFAIIIAKQCYGGLGQNPFNPAMVGYVVLLISFPVQMTSWLPPQELQSFDINALDNLWVIFTGHTPAGITLESLRIGVDGMSQATPLDSFKTGLLTHPISDVLQQPILQGSLAGIGWQWVNIAYLLGGLIMLNRRIINWHIPVSFLATLAILATVSWLLDDSRYASPLIQLFSGATMLGAFFIATDPVTASTTPKGRIIYGVLIGLLVWLIRVYGGYPDAVAFAVLLTNIAVPLIDHYTQPRAYGHKHK; this is encoded by the coding sequence ATGAAATTTAGGCCCATTGATTCAAACAATCGCCGTTTAAAAATTGCCAGTGCGCCATTTACGCACAATACCCAAAGCACCAGTCTTGTGATGTTTTGGGTACTTATCGCGGCAATACCCGGCATAGCTGCTCAAATTTACTTTTTTGGTATGGGGACGCTTTATCAAATTATTTTAGCTATGATGACTGCCGTTGTAACAGAAAGTATTGCGATACGTTTACGAAAGCTTCCTGTTATTAATGTATTAAAAGATAACTCAGCTATTGTCACCGCATTACTTTTGGGCGTAAGCCTACCACCTTTGGCACCTTGGTGGATGATTGTGCTAGGAACATTTTTTGCCATTATTATTGCTAAACAATGTTATGGTGGACTTGGTCAAAATCCATTTAACCCAGCGATGGTGGGTTATGTGGTATTACTTATTTCATTTCCTGTTCAAATGACAAGTTGGTTACCACCGCAAGAATTACAATCTTTTGATATCAATGCATTAGATAATTTATGGGTGATTTTTACAGGTCATACCCCAGCAGGAATAACGTTAGAATCATTGCGGATTGGTGTAGATGGCATGAGCCAAGCCACACCACTAGATAGTTTTAAAACGGGTCTTTTAACACACCCTATTTCAGATGTGTTACAGCAACCTATCCTACAAGGTTCTCTGGCAGGCATCGGCTGGCAATGGGTTAACATCGCCTATTTATTAGGCGGCCTGATCATGCTTAACCGCCGCATTATTAATTGGCATATTCCTGTTTCATTTTTAGCGACATTGGCAATTTTGGCTACTGTCAGTTGGTTGTTGGATGACAGCCGTTACGCCTCGCCTTTAATACAGCTATTTTCTGGAGCAACAATGCTCGGTGCATTTTTTATTGCAACCGATCCTGTGACAGCATCAACGACACCAAAAGGTCGTATTATTTATGGTGTATTAATTGGACTATTAGTCTGGCTAATCCGCGTTTATGGCGGTTATCCAGATGCAGTCGCTTTCGCGGTGTTGCTAACAAATATTGCCGTGCCTTTAATCGACCATTATACGCAACCACGTGCGTATGGACACAAACATAAATAA
- the rsxG gene encoding electron transport complex subunit RsxG: MLTTMRRHGTILAIFAAGTTALSAAVYTLTKNIIAQQAAIVQKKLLDQVVPESLYDNDFGQECYLVGADAALGGKLPHRLYIARKNGEPVAAALESIAPDGYSGAINLLVGADFHGTVLGVRVTEHHETPGLGDKIETRISDWITLFSGKKMESDNDPHWAVKKDGGDFDQFTGATITPRAVVNATKRTAVFMKQIPQNLSTYPICGAE; this comes from the coding sequence ATGTTAACTACAATGCGTCGACATGGCACCATCTTAGCTATTTTTGCAGCAGGTACGACGGCATTAAGTGCCGCTGTTTATACATTAACTAAAAATATTATTGCTCAACAAGCTGCTATCGTTCAGAAAAAGCTCCTTGATCAAGTTGTTCCTGAAAGCTTGTATGACAATGACTTTGGGCAAGAATGTTATCTTGTTGGTGCTGATGCAGCACTGGGTGGTAAACTGCCTCATCGGCTTTATATTGCACGTAAAAATGGTGAGCCTGTTGCTGCCGCACTTGAATCAATCGCACCAGATGGTTATTCCGGTGCAATTAATTTGCTGGTTGGTGCTGATTTTCATGGTACTGTGCTAGGTGTACGTGTTACGGAACACCATGAAACCCCAGGCCTTGGCGATAAAATTGAAACGCGTATTTCAGATTGGATCACGCTATTTAGTGGCAAAAAAATGGAATCTGATAATGACCCGCATTGGGCTGTTAAAAAAGATGGCGGTGATTTTGATCAATTCACTGGGGCAACAATTACTCCAAGAGCGGTTGTCAATGCGACAAAACGTACAGCGGTTTTCATGAAACAAATTCCGCAAAATCTCTCAACTTACCCAATTTGTGGAGCTGAATAA
- a CDS encoding electron transport complex subunit E translates to MSESKELFVQGLWKNNSALVQLLGLCPLLAVSSTATNALGLGLATTLVLVCTNVAVSAFRRWVPAEIRIPIYVMIIASVVSAVQMLINAYAFGLYESLGIFIPLIVTNCIVIGRAEAYASRNTVALSAIDGLAMGLGATAALFMLGAMREILGNGTLFDGADLLLGSWAKSLRIEIIHLDSPFLLAMLPPGAFIGLALMLAGKYLIDEKMKKREALKTGTEPAHEYQKEQGCGSHISR, encoded by the coding sequence ATGAGCGAATCAAAAGAGCTTTTTGTTCAAGGATTATGGAAAAATAACTCAGCATTAGTGCAATTGCTTGGGCTTTGTCCACTTCTTGCCGTTTCATCGACAGCAACAAATGCTTTAGGTTTAGGACTTGCAACTACATTAGTGCTGGTTTGTACAAATGTCGCTGTCTCAGCATTTCGGCGTTGGGTACCTGCTGAAATTCGTATCCCTATTTATGTTATGATCATAGCGTCAGTTGTTAGTGCAGTACAAATGTTGATTAATGCTTATGCTTTTGGTTTATATGAATCGCTGGGGATTTTTATTCCTTTGATTGTGACCAACTGCATTGTTATCGGTCGTGCAGAAGCTTATGCATCAAGAAATACGGTTGCGCTTTCCGCGATTGATGGCCTAGCAATGGGTCTTGGCGCTACTGCCGCGTTATTTATGCTAGGTGCAATGCGTGAGATTTTAGGAAATGGCACCTTATTTGATGGTGCAGATTTACTTTTAGGATCTTGGGCTAAATCACTAAGAATAGAAATTATCCATCTTGATTCTCCATTCTTATTAGCCATGCTGCCACCGGGTGCATTTATTGGCCTTGCATTAATGTTAGCCGGTAAGTATCTAATCGATGAAAAAATGAAAAAAAGAGAAGCCCTCAAAACGGGTACAGAACCTGCACATGAATACCAAAAAGAACAAGGATGTGGTAGTCATATTTCAAGATAA
- the nth gene encoding endonuclease III, whose protein sequence is MNKTKRIEILTRLRDNNPHPTTELKFNSPFELLIAVLLSAQATDVSVNKATAKLYPVANTPEAMLALGVDGIKEYIKTIGLYNTKAESVIKTCKILIEKHNSQIPENREALEALPGVGRKTANVVLNTAFGWPTIAVDTHIFRVCNRTNFAPGKNVVEVEEKLLKVVPAEFKVDCHHWLILHGRYTCIARKPRCGSCIIEDLCEYKDKVYPDN, encoded by the coding sequence ATGAATAAAACTAAACGCATTGAGATATTAACTCGTCTTCGTGATAACAACCCGCACCCAACGACTGAGTTAAAATTTAATTCCCCTTTTGAGCTGCTGATAGCGGTTTTGCTATCAGCACAAGCAACAGATGTTAGTGTTAATAAAGCAACAGCCAAACTTTACCCTGTTGCCAATACACCTGAGGCGATGTTGGCCTTAGGTGTTGATGGTATTAAAGAATATATCAAAACGATTGGGTTATATAACACCAAGGCTGAAAGTGTCATAAAGACATGTAAAATATTGATCGAGAAACACAATAGCCAAATCCCCGAAAACAGAGAAGCCTTAGAAGCTTTACCGGGTGTTGGTCGAAAAACGGCAAATGTCGTCCTCAATACAGCATTCGGTTGGCCAACGATTGCTGTCGATACACATATATTTCGGGTCTGTAATCGTACCAATTTCGCACCGGGAAAAAATGTCGTTGAAGTTGAAGAAAAACTGCTAAAAGTGGTTCCAGCCGAATTTAAAGTAGATTGCCACCATTGGTTAATTTTACATGGCCGCTATACTTGTATTGCACGCAAGCCGCGTTGTGGCTCATGTATTATTGAAGATCTGTGTGAATATAAAGATAAGGTCTATCCAGACAACTAA
- a CDS encoding exoribonuclease II: MFQDNPLLAQLKQKLHAQTPRVEGLVKSTEKGFGFLEVDGQKSYFIPPPQMKKVMHGDRIIAAIHTEKDREFAEPEELVEPFLSRFVGRIQKKDNDNRLFVIPDHPLLRDAISCRPIKEITHQFEQNDWVIAQMRYHPLKGDKIFYAEITEFITDGNDHFAPWWVTLRRHQLDLAEPQMEECHLDDEGIERIDITHLHFVTIDSASTEDMDDALYIEKNENGELKLYIAIADPTGYIKENSQLDTLALARSFTNYLPGFNIPMLPRELSDNLCSLRPNERRPALVCSAVILDDGTISDDIQFFSAWVESKTKLVYDEVSDWLEQSGDWKPTNDLDEQQIILLKEMADKRHQWRQQNALVFKDRPDYRFLLDDQGNVLDIIVENRRTANRIVEEAMITANLCAATELKNKLGFGVFNVHLGFEPLQIDQVVQTLKDNGIETDSESLLTLKGFRELRRQLDAQPTQFLDSRIRRFQTFAEVRSEPGPHFGLGFDIYATWTSPIRKYTDIVNHRLLKSIVSGTLSTNKPSEELSIKLAERRRANRMAERDVSDWLYARFLKAYEGTKTVFAAEIIDITRGGVRVRLTANGAVAFMPAPFMHSVRDEIQCSQETGSVLIKGEPAYKLNDIINTNIAEVKMETRNIIVRPAE; the protein is encoded by the coding sequence ATGTTTCAAGACAATCCATTGCTCGCGCAACTTAAACAAAAGTTACACGCCCAAACACCTCGTGTTGAAGGTCTGGTAAAAAGCACCGAAAAAGGTTTCGGTTTTCTCGAAGTAGATGGTCAAAAAAGCTACTTTATTCCGCCTCCGCAGATGAAAAAAGTGATGCATGGTGACCGTATTATTGCGGCAATCCATACAGAAAAAGATCGTGAATTTGCAGAGCCTGAAGAACTTGTAGAACCATTCCTTAGCCGTTTTGTGGGGCGTATTCAAAAGAAAGATAACGACAATCGCTTATTTGTTATTCCTGATCATCCTCTTTTAAGAGATGCAATTTCTTGCCGTCCAATCAAAGAAATTACTCACCAATTTGAGCAAAATGACTGGGTTATTGCCCAAATGCGTTACCATCCGCTAAAAGGTGATAAAATTTTCTATGCAGAAATCACTGAGTTTATCACTGATGGTAATGACCATTTCGCGCCGTGGTGGGTAACGTTACGCCGTCACCAATTAGATCTCGCAGAACCACAAATGGAAGAGTGCCACCTTGATGATGAAGGAATAGAACGCATTGATATTACCCATCTTCATTTTGTCACCATTGATAGCGCTAGCACTGAAGATATGGATGATGCGCTTTATATTGAAAAGAATGAAAATGGCGAATTAAAGCTGTATATCGCTATCGCAGATCCTACAGGCTATATAAAAGAAAATAGTCAATTAGACACATTGGCTTTAGCTCGCTCATTCACCAACTATTTACCGGGTTTTAATATCCCTATGCTGCCGCGTGAACTGTCAGATAATCTCTGCTCTTTACGTCCTAATGAACGACGCCCTGCTCTGGTTTGTTCTGCTGTTATCCTTGATGATGGTACCATTTCTGATGATATTCAATTCTTCAGTGCTTGGGTCGAGTCAAAAACTAAATTAGTTTATGATGAAGTTTCTGATTGGCTAGAACAATCTGGTGATTGGAAGCCAACGAATGATTTAGATGAACAACAAATTATCCTGTTAAAAGAGATGGCAGATAAACGCCATCAATGGCGTCAACAAAATGCGTTAGTCTTTAAAGATCGCCCAGATTACCGTTTCCTTTTAGATGATCAGGGAAATGTTCTTGATATTATTGTAGAAAATCGCCGCACAGCTAACCGCATTGTTGAAGAAGCAATGATCACGGCAAACCTTTGTGCCGCAACTGAGTTAAAAAATAAATTAGGTTTTGGTGTCTTTAACGTCCATTTAGGGTTTGAACCATTACAAATTGACCAAGTTGTACAAACTTTAAAAGATAACGGTATTGAAACAGATTCTGAATCGCTGTTAACGCTTAAAGGTTTTCGTGAGTTACGTCGCCAATTAGATGCGCAACCAACACAATTCTTAGACAGCCGTATTCGTCGTTTCCAAACCTTTGCAGAAGTAAGAAGTGAGCCAGGCCCACACTTTGGTTTAGGTTTTGATATTTATGCGACTTGGACTTCCCCGATCCGGAAATATACAGATATTGTTAACCACCGCCTTTTGAAATCCATTGTTTCAGGGACGCTGTCTACCAATAAGCCTAGCGAAGAATTATCCATTAAATTAGCAGAGCGTCGCCGTGCAAACCGTATGGCAGAACGTGATGTCAGTGATTGGTTGTATGCGCGATTCTTAAAAGCTTATGAAGGTACAAAAACTGTTTTTGCCGCAGAAATTATTGATATTACACGTGGCGGTGTTCGCGTTCGTTTAACAGCTAATGGCGCAGTGGCATTTATGCCAGCACCATTCATGCATAGTGTTCGTGATGAAATTCAATGCAGCCAAGAAACTGGCAGTGTATTAATTAAAGGTGAACCAGCTTATAAACTGAACGATATTATCAATACAAATATTGCTGAAGTTAAGATGGAAACACGTAATATTATTGTCCGTCCTGCCGAATAA
- the osmB gene encoding osmotically-inducible lipoprotein OsmB — protein sequence MNTTSRRILSFALAATLLTSISACSNMSNRDKNTAIGAGVGAVGGAVLTGGDALGTVGGAAVGGIIGNQVKK from the coding sequence ATGAATACAACAAGTCGACGTATTTTATCTTTTGCCCTAGCCGCAACTCTCCTCACGAGCATTAGCGCATGCTCAAATATGTCAAACCGAGATAAAAATACAGCTATTGGCGCTGGTGTAGGTGCTGTTGGAGGAGCGGTACTGACTGGTGGTGATGCTTTAGGTACAGTTGGTGGCGCAGCAGTTGGCGGGATTATCGGCAATCAGGTAAAGAAATAA
- the yciH gene encoding stress response translation initiation inhibitor YciH, whose amino-acid sequence MKDSNSRLVYSTDIGRIEEDKPKVQRPKGDGIVRIRRETAGRKGKGVCVVTGLDLEDEALTKLAAELKKKCGCGGSVKDGDIEIQGDKRDVIKQLLEAKGYQVKLAGG is encoded by the coding sequence ATGAAAGATTCAAATAGTCGTTTAGTTTACAGTACTGATATAGGCCGTATTGAAGAAGATAAACCTAAAGTTCAACGGCCAAAAGGCGATGGCATTGTTAGGATCCGTCGAGAGACAGCCGGCCGTAAAGGTAAGGGCGTTTGTGTCGTAACTGGGCTTGACCTTGAAGATGAAGCATTAACTAAACTTGCTGCTGAACTTAAGAAAAAGTGTGGCTGTGGTGGTTCAGTTAAGGATGGCGATATTGAAATTCAAGGTGATAAGCGCGATGTGATCAAACAGCTACTTGAAGCTAAAGGTTATCAAGTTAAATTAGCTGGTGGCTAG
- the pyrF gene encoding orotidine-5'-phosphate decarboxylase — MISSTENRILSSTHSPVIVALDYDDADAALAFVDLIDPKDCRLKVGKEMFTFNGPQFVRSLHERGFDVFLDLKFHDIPNTVARAVTAAAEMGVWMVNVHASGGARMMEAAQKALETFGKDAPLLTAVTVLTSMEQSDLMGVGINATPAEHAERLALLTKECGLDGVVCSAHEAQRLKLLCGDDFKLVTPGIRPVGSEVGDQRRIMTPQEALKVGVDYMVIGRPITRSDDPALALQKINESIKESA; from the coding sequence ATGATTTCATCAACTGAGAACCGCATTCTCTCATCAACTCACTCACCTGTTATTGTTGCTCTTGATTATGATGATGCTGATGCTGCATTAGCATTTGTCGACCTGATTGATCCAAAAGATTGCCGTTTAAAAGTCGGAAAAGAGATGTTTACTTTTAATGGTCCTCAATTTGTCCGGTCATTACATGAGCGCGGTTTTGATGTTTTCCTTGATTTGAAATTTCACGATATTCCTAACACGGTGGCAAGAGCGGTAACTGCGGCAGCTGAAATGGGTGTTTGGATGGTGAATGTGCATGCGAGTGGCGGCGCAAGAATGATGGAAGCTGCGCAAAAAGCACTTGAGACATTTGGCAAAGATGCGCCATTACTGACAGCGGTAACTGTTTTAACGAGTATGGAACAGTCTGATCTTATGGGTGTTGGTATTAATGCAACACCAGCTGAACATGCAGAGCGCCTAGCTTTACTTACAAAAGAGTGTGGGTTAGATGGCGTTGTCTGTTCTGCTCATGAAGCCCAGCGCTTAAAATTATTATGCGGGGATGATTTTAAACTGGTGACGCCGGGGATCAGGCCTGTAGGCAGTGAAGTTGGTGATCAACGCCGAATTATGACACCACAAGAAGCATTAAAAGTCGGTGTTGACTATATGGTTATTGGTCGTCCAATAACACGAAGTGATGATCCAGCTTTAGCATTGCAGAAAATTAATGAGTCTATCAAGGAAAGTGCATGA
- the lapB gene encoding lipopolysaccharide assembly protein LapB, with protein MFELLFLLLPVAAAYGWYMGRRSAQQDKQQHANRLSRDYVTGVNFLLSNQQDKAVDLFLDMLKEDSSAFEAHLTLGNLFRSRGEVERAIRIHQSLVESASLSFEQRLLATQQLGRDYMAAGVYDRAENMFQQLTDEVDFRQSALQSLLTIFQLTSDWTKAIETANKLVKLGNDELRENIAHFYCELALQHLGSDDLNGALNLLNKAEQADKSCARVSIMKGRIFIEQGHYDKAINVLKQVYEQDRELVAETLPLLFECYQNIGDIDSWEHYLRQCVAGNSGAIAELYLADIIVEKKNREAAASYINDQIQRHPTMRLFYRLMEYHLQDAEEGRAKDSLILLRKMVGEQIRTKPDYRCHKCGFTSHSLYWHCPSCRSWDTIKPIRGLDGQ; from the coding sequence ATGTTTGAGTTGCTGTTTCTATTGCTACCCGTTGCTGCTGCATATGGCTGGTACATGGGGCGTAGAAGCGCCCAGCAAGATAAGCAGCAACATGCCAATAGACTGTCACGCGATTATGTGACGGGTGTTAACTTCCTTTTATCCAATCAACAAGATAAAGCAGTTGACCTCTTTCTTGATATGTTGAAAGAGGACAGCTCTGCATTCGAAGCGCATTTGACATTAGGCAATCTGTTTCGTTCACGTGGCGAAGTTGAACGCGCTATTCGCATTCACCAATCGCTGGTGGAAAGTGCTTCTCTCTCATTTGAACAACGTTTATTAGCGACTCAGCAACTCGGTCGGGATTACATGGCAGCTGGCGTTTATGATCGCGCGGAAAACATGTTTCAGCAATTAACGGATGAAGTTGATTTTAGACAAAGCGCATTACAATCATTATTAACCATTTTTCAACTGACCAGTGATTGGACAAAAGCCATAGAGACAGCCAATAAACTGGTTAAATTAGGTAATGATGAACTACGTGAAAATATTGCACATTTTTATTGTGAATTAGCTCTACAACATCTTGGAAGTGATGACCTTAACGGTGCGCTCAATTTACTGAATAAAGCTGAGCAAGCGGATAAAAGTTGCGCGCGTGTCTCTATCATGAAAGGGCGAATTTTTATTGAGCAAGGTCATTATGACAAAGCAATTAATGTCCTTAAACAAGTTTATGAACAAGACCGAGAATTAGTTGCTGAAACATTACCTTTACTATTTGAATGCTATCAAAATATTGGTGATATTGATTCGTGGGAACATTATTTACGTCAATGTGTCGCTGGGAATTCAGGTGCTATTGCCGAGCTTTATCTTGCTGATATTATTGTCGAGAAGAAAAATAGAGAAGCAGCAGCAAGTTATATTAATGATCAAATTCAACGCCATCCAACCATGCGGCTGTTTTACCGCTTAATGGAATATCATTTGCAAGATGCTGAAGAAGGTCGAGCAAAAGATAGCTTAATTTTATTACGCAAAATGGTTGGCGAGCAGATCAGGACAAAACCTGATTATCGCTGTCATAAATGTGGTTTTACATCGCATTCTTTATATTGGCATTGTCCGTCTTGTCGTTCATGGGATACCATCAAACCAATTAGAGGGCTTGATGGGCAATAA